Proteins co-encoded in one Streptomyces sp. JH34 genomic window:
- a CDS encoding AMP-binding protein, producing the protein MSALSYAHGTGDTPLLGDTVGRNLDRAVQAFGEREALVDVVSGRRWTYAEFGADVDELARGLMASGVAKGDRVGIWAVNCPEWVLVQYATARIGAVMVNINPAYRAHELEYVLGQAGISVLVASLAHRTSDYRALVGQVRAGCPALRSVHYIGDPSWDELTAAAHDITAEELAAREAELSCDDPINIQYTSGTTGFPKGATLSHHNILNNGYSVGEMVAYTEEDRVCLPVPFYHCFGMVMGNLGITSHGACIVIPAPAFEPAAVLAAVEQERCTSLYGVPTMFIAELGLPDFASYDLSSLRTGIMAGSPCPVEVMKRVVAEMHMDEVSICYGMTETSPVSTQTRRDDDLERRTGTVGRVMPHIEVKVIDPATGVTLPRGEAGELCTRGYSVMLGYWDQPERTAEVVDAGRWMHTGDLAVMREDGYVQIVGRIKDMIIRGGENVYPREIEEFLYGHRKIADVQVVGVPDATYGEEILACVIPRDPADPPTLDELTEYCRGQLAHYKIPRGLRILEAFPMTVSGKVRKVELREGYGA; encoded by the coding sequence ATGAGCGCTCTGTCCTACGCGCACGGAACCGGCGACACGCCCCTGCTCGGCGACACCGTCGGACGCAACCTTGACCGGGCTGTCCAGGCGTTCGGGGAGCGTGAGGCCCTGGTGGACGTAGTCTCCGGACGCCGCTGGACGTACGCCGAGTTCGGAGCCGACGTCGATGAGCTGGCCCGCGGTCTGATGGCCTCGGGGGTGGCCAAGGGCGACCGGGTCGGCATCTGGGCCGTCAACTGCCCGGAGTGGGTCCTCGTCCAGTACGCCACGGCCCGTATCGGCGCCGTCATGGTCAACATCAATCCGGCCTACCGCGCGCACGAGTTGGAGTACGTGCTGGGGCAGGCCGGGATCTCCGTCCTGGTCGCCTCGCTCGCCCACCGGACCAGTGACTACCGCGCGCTCGTCGGCCAGGTCCGCGCCGGCTGCCCGGCGCTGCGGTCCGTCCACTACATCGGCGACCCGTCCTGGGACGAGCTCACGGCCGCCGCCCATGACATCACGGCGGAGGAACTGGCCGCGCGTGAGGCCGAGTTGTCCTGCGACGACCCGATCAACATCCAGTACACCTCCGGAACCACGGGATTCCCCAAGGGGGCCACGCTCTCCCACCACAACATCCTGAACAACGGCTACTCCGTGGGAGAGATGGTCGCCTACACGGAGGAGGACCGGGTCTGTCTGCCGGTGCCCTTCTACCACTGCTTCGGCATGGTCATGGGGAACCTCGGCATCACCTCGCACGGTGCCTGCATCGTGATCCCCGCGCCGGCCTTCGAACCCGCCGCCGTGCTGGCCGCCGTCGAGCAGGAGCGCTGCACCTCGCTCTACGGCGTGCCCACGATGTTCATCGCGGAACTCGGCCTCCCCGACTTCGCCTCGTACGACCTCTCCTCGCTGCGCACCGGGATCATGGCCGGCTCGCCCTGCCCCGTCGAGGTGATGAAGAGGGTCGTCGCCGAGATGCACATGGACGAGGTGTCCATCTGCTACGGCATGACGGAGACCTCGCCCGTCTCCACCCAGACCCGCCGGGACGACGATCTGGAGCGCCGCACGGGCACGGTCGGCCGGGTGATGCCGCACATCGAGGTCAAGGTGATCGACCCGGCGACCGGGGTGACCCTGCCGCGCGGTGAGGCCGGTGAGCTCTGCACCCGGGGGTACAGCGTGATGCTCGGCTACTGGGACCAGCCGGAGCGGACCGCCGAAGTCGTCGACGCGGGACGCTGGATGCACACGGGCGACCTCGCGGTGATGCGGGAGGACGGGTACGTCCAGATCGTCGGCCGGATCAAGGACATGATCATCCGCGGCGGCGAGAACGTGTACCCGCGTGAGATCGAGGAGTTCCTCTACGGTCACCGCAAGATCGCGGACGTCCAGGTGGTGGGCGTGCCGGACGCGACGTACGGGGAGGAGATCCTGGCCTGCGTGATTCCGCGTGATCCGGCCGACCCGCCGACACTCGACGAGCTGACGGAGTACTGCCGGGGGCAGCTCGCCCACTACAAGATCCCGCGCGGGCTGAGGATTCTCGAGGCCTTCCCGATGACCGTCAGCGGCAAGGTCCGGAAGGTCGAACTGCGGGAGGGGTACGGGGCGTAG
- a CDS encoding AMP-binding protein — translation MPATSATETFRAARDFLIEHREDYTAAYEGFSWPRPDYFNWALDWFDVIAADNDRTALHIVEEDGGRTEVSFARMAARSDRAANWLREQGVAAGDRILVMLGNQVELWETALAAMKLRAVVIPATPLLGPVDLRDRVGRGKVRHVLVRSADTAKFDEVPGGYTRIAVGADVDGWLSYSGADEASETFTPDRETDAGEPLMLYFTSGTTASPKLVEHTHVSYPVGHLSTMYWIGLKPGDVHLNISSPGWAKHAWSNLFAPWSAEATVFIFNYTRFDAARLMAEMDSSGVTSFCAPPTVWRMLIQADLTQLRTPPREVVAAGEPLNPEVIESVRRAWGVTIRDGFGQTETAVQVANTPGQLLKAGSMGRPSPGFKVELLDPVTGAPGAAEGEISLDLSAAPVGLMTGYHGDPDRTAEAMAGGYYRTGDIGARDEDGYITYVGRADDVFKASDYKISPFELESALLEHEAVAEAAVVPAPDPVRLSVPKAYVVLAEGWEPGPDTAKALFAHSRSVLAPYKRIRRLEFAELPKTVSGKIRRIELRERTAQGTGTEFDEGDVR, via the coding sequence ATGCCGGCAACGAGTGCGACGGAGACGTTCCGGGCGGCCCGGGACTTCCTGATCGAGCACCGTGAGGACTACACCGCGGCTTACGAGGGCTTCAGCTGGCCCCGGCCCGACTACTTCAACTGGGCGCTCGACTGGTTCGACGTCATCGCCGCGGACAACGACCGGACCGCCCTGCACATCGTGGAGGAGGACGGCGGCCGCACCGAGGTGTCCTTCGCCCGGATGGCGGCCCGCTCCGACCGGGCCGCGAACTGGCTGCGGGAACAGGGCGTGGCCGCGGGCGACCGCATCCTCGTCATGCTGGGCAACCAGGTCGAGCTGTGGGAGACGGCGCTGGCCGCGATGAAGCTGCGCGCCGTGGTCATCCCCGCCACCCCGCTGCTGGGACCGGTCGACCTGCGCGACCGGGTCGGGCGCGGCAAGGTCCGCCACGTCCTCGTGCGGTCGGCGGACACCGCCAAGTTCGACGAGGTCCCGGGCGGCTACACCCGGATCGCCGTCGGCGCCGACGTCGACGGCTGGCTGTCCTACAGCGGGGCCGACGAGGCGTCGGAGACCTTCACCCCGGACCGGGAGACGGACGCCGGCGAACCCCTGATGCTCTACTTCACCTCGGGCACCACCGCGAGCCCCAAGCTCGTCGAGCACACCCATGTCTCCTACCCCGTGGGCCACTTGTCGACGATGTACTGGATCGGCCTCAAGCCGGGCGACGTCCATCTCAACATCTCCTCACCCGGCTGGGCGAAGCACGCGTGGTCGAACCTCTTCGCACCCTGGAGTGCCGAGGCCACCGTCTTCATCTTCAACTACACGCGTTTCGACGCCGCCCGGCTGATGGCGGAGATGGACAGCTCGGGCGTCACCAGCTTCTGCGCCCCTCCGACGGTCTGGCGGATGCTGATCCAGGCCGACCTGACACAGCTGAGGACACCACCGCGCGAGGTCGTGGCGGCCGGTGAGCCGCTCAACCCCGAGGTCATCGAGAGCGTGCGGCGCGCCTGGGGCGTCACCATCCGGGACGGCTTCGGGCAGACGGAGACCGCCGTGCAGGTGGCCAACACACCCGGACAGCTCCTCAAGGCGGGCTCCATGGGGCGGCCCAGTCCCGGCTTCAAGGTCGAGTTGCTGGACCCGGTCACCGGTGCACCGGGCGCCGCGGAGGGCGAGATCTCCCTCGACCTGTCGGCCGCCCCCGTCGGACTGATGACGGGCTACCACGGGGACCCCGACCGCACGGCCGAGGCCATGGCGGGCGGCTACTACCGCACGGGTGACATCGGCGCGCGGGACGAGGACGGCTACATCACCTATGTCGGCCGGGCCGACGACGTGTTCAAGGCGTCCGACTACAAGATCTCACCGTTCGAGCTGGAGAGCGCCCTCCTGGAGCACGAGGCGGTCGCGGAGGCCGCGGTCGTGCCCGCACCCGACCCGGTGCGGCTCTCCGTCCCGAAGGCGTACGTCGTGCTGGCCGAGGGCTGGGAGCCGGGGCCCGACACCGCCAAGGCGCTGTTCGCGCACTCCAGGTCGGTCCTCGCCCCGTACAAGCGCATCCGCCGGCTGGAGTTCGCGGAGCTGCCCAAGACCGTCTCCGGGAAGATCCGCAGGATCGAGCTGCGCGAGCGCACGGCGCAGGGGACCGGCACCGAGTTCGACGAGGGAGACGTGCGATGA
- a CDS encoding LuxR C-terminal-related transcriptional regulator, translating into MPESGEATELRTALLRLRRTSGLPVVFGGLLSDARHARIAELSGARTPALRGLVISAGSGLGGKAIALSRPCAVSDYTSSRHISHEYDTAVAAEGLRSVVAVPVVVRRTVRGVLYGALREPLTLGDRAFDVAASAARDVEQALAVRDEVQRLLAATREQIGDPGTVPGTWEDVREAHRELRALAPRITDPALRDELLAVCGRLASATGAHREPATGRVRLAPREVDVVACVASGSTNAAAAERLGLRPETVKSYLRSAMRKLGAHTRLEAVVAARRAGLLP; encoded by the coding sequence GTGCCGGAATCGGGCGAGGCGACCGAACTGCGGACGGCCCTGCTCAGGCTGCGGCGGACGAGCGGGCTGCCGGTGGTCTTCGGCGGGCTGCTGTCCGACGCCCGGCACGCCCGGATCGCCGAGCTCAGCGGCGCGCGGACCCCGGCACTGCGCGGGCTCGTCATCTCGGCGGGGAGCGGGCTCGGCGGCAAGGCCATCGCCCTGTCCCGGCCGTGCGCGGTATCGGACTACACCTCGTCGCGCCACATCAGCCACGAGTACGACACCGCCGTCGCGGCGGAGGGCCTCCGCTCGGTCGTCGCGGTGCCCGTCGTCGTGCGCCGGACGGTGCGCGGTGTGCTGTACGGAGCGCTGCGCGAGCCGCTCACCCTCGGGGACCGCGCGTTCGACGTGGCGGCCTCGGCGGCCCGGGACGTGGAGCAGGCACTGGCCGTCCGGGACGAGGTGCAGCGGCTCCTGGCGGCCACCCGGGAGCAGATCGGTGATCCGGGCACGGTTCCCGGCACCTGGGAGGACGTGCGGGAGGCGCATCGCGAGCTGCGCGCCCTGGCCCCGAGGATCACGGACCCGGCGCTGCGCGACGAACTGCTCGCGGTGTGCGGACGGCTCGCGTCGGCCACGGGGGCGCACCGGGAACCCGCGACAGGGCGGGTACGGCTGGCGCCCCGCGAGGTGGATGTCGTCGCCTGCGTCGCGTCGGGCTCGACGAACGCCGCGGCTGCCGAACGGCTGGGGCTGCGTCCGGAGACGGTGAAGAGCTATCTGCGCTCGGCGATGCGGAAGCTGGGGGCGCACACCCGGCTGGAGGCGGTGGTGGCGGCGCGCCGCGCGGGGCTGTTGCCGTAG
- a CDS encoding winged helix DNA-binding domain-containing protein, translating to MTAKNTPVLSTRALNRATLERQLLLRRAAVPVKDVVGRLVGLQAQNTRPPYFQLFSRLEGFDPAALSALMESREVVRIVTLRSTIHTHTAEDALTLRPLVQPARDRELRMFRSGLTGVDLDRLASLSRELVEERPRTMKELREELLVHWPDADPRALAVAARCRLPLVQVTPRGLWGRSGQVALTTAEHWLERSPQPAATPDATVLRYLGAFGPASVKDMQTWAGLTRMREVFERLRPRLVTFRDENGVELFDLPDAPRPDPGTPAPARFLPEFDNLLLGHADRTRVIPPALKGRNGMGNQSYGTVLADGFLAALWRLDETGDTATVTVQALGRPDRATREEITQEAVGLLTVMSSLPAHDVRFGTFVDFGD from the coding sequence ATGACCGCCAAGAACACTCCTGTGCTCTCCACCCGTGCGCTCAACAGGGCAACACTGGAGCGGCAGTTGCTGCTGCGTCGGGCCGCCGTCCCGGTGAAGGACGTGGTCGGCCGGCTGGTCGGCCTGCAGGCCCAGAACACCAGGCCTCCGTACTTCCAGCTGTTCTCCCGGCTGGAAGGCTTCGACCCGGCCGCGCTCTCGGCGCTGATGGAGTCGCGCGAGGTGGTCAGGATCGTCACCCTCCGCTCCACCATCCACACCCACACCGCCGAGGACGCCCTCACCCTGCGCCCCCTCGTCCAGCCGGCGCGGGACCGGGAACTGCGCATGTTCCGGAGCGGGCTCACGGGTGTGGACCTGGACCGCCTCGCCTCGCTCTCCAGGGAACTGGTCGAGGAACGGCCGCGCACCATGAAGGAGTTGCGGGAGGAACTGCTCGTCCACTGGCCCGACGCGGACCCCCGCGCACTCGCCGTCGCCGCCCGGTGCCGGCTGCCTCTGGTCCAGGTCACCCCGCGCGGGCTCTGGGGGCGCAGCGGGCAGGTCGCCCTGACGACCGCCGAGCACTGGCTGGAGCGGTCCCCGCAGCCGGCGGCCACGCCCGACGCCACCGTGCTGCGCTACCTCGGGGCATTCGGACCGGCCTCGGTGAAGGACATGCAGACGTGGGCCGGGCTCACCCGGATGCGCGAGGTGTTCGAACGCCTGCGCCCCCGGCTCGTCACCTTCCGCGACGAGAACGGCGTCGAGCTCTTCGACCTGCCGGACGCCCCGCGCCCCGACCCCGGGACGCCTGCCCCGGCGCGCTTCCTCCCCGAGTTCGACAACCTCCTGCTCGGTCACGCCGACCGGACCCGGGTGATCCCGCCCGCCCTCAAGGGGCGCAACGGCATGGGAAACCAGTCCTACGGGACGGTCCTGGCCGACGGGTTCCTGGCCGCGCTCTGGCGTCTCGACGAGACCGGCGACACCGCGACCGTCACCGTCCAGGCGCTGGGGCGTCCCGACCGGGCCACCCGGGAGGAGATCACCCAGGAGGCCGTGGGCCTGCTGACGGTGATGTCCTCCCTGCCGGCGCACGACGTCCGCTTCGGCACGTTCGTCGACTTCGGTGACTGA
- a CDS encoding DMT family transporter: protein MISVLFAVLTALSNGTASVLQRRAALDAPDGKAMRLSLIGHLLRQKVWLAGIGLVIVAAVCQAVALATGPIAVVQPIFVIELPAALVVAGFVMRVGVTRQVWYGVAAVTVGLALGMAAAAPVGGSEDVDGMLWVPALVATGAFEAVLIAAALGTSGNARAALLGLAAACGYALTAALMKDAMSRLDSDGAVGLLTAWQLYATAAAGVGALFLLQNALQAGSLVAVQPMLTLGDALISITYGVTLFGEELRTGWWLLPQLTGVALITVGCVVLARSPLATARAAPSPVD from the coding sequence GTGATCAGTGTCCTGTTCGCCGTCCTGACCGCTCTCAGCAACGGCACCGCCTCGGTGCTGCAGCGCCGCGCCGCCCTCGACGCGCCCGACGGCAAGGCGATGCGCCTGTCACTGATCGGTCATCTGCTGCGGCAGAAGGTGTGGCTCGCCGGGATCGGGCTCGTGATCGTCGCGGCGGTCTGCCAGGCCGTCGCGCTGGCGACCGGCCCCATCGCGGTGGTCCAGCCGATCTTCGTCATCGAGCTGCCCGCGGCCCTGGTGGTCGCCGGGTTCGTCATGAGGGTCGGGGTGACGCGCCAGGTCTGGTACGGGGTGGCCGCGGTGACGGTGGGCCTGGCCCTCGGCATGGCGGCCGCCGCGCCGGTCGGCGGCAGCGAGGACGTGGACGGGATGCTTTGGGTCCCCGCCCTGGTGGCGACGGGCGCCTTCGAGGCCGTGCTGATCGCGGCGGCTCTCGGTACCTCGGGCAACGCCCGGGCCGCGCTGCTGGGTCTGGCCGCGGCCTGCGGTTACGCGCTGACCGCCGCACTGATGAAGGACGCCATGTCGCGGCTGGACTCCGACGGCGCGGTCGGTCTGCTGACGGCCTGGCAGCTCTACGCCACCGCGGCCGCCGGCGTGGGTGCGCTGTTCCTCCTCCAGAACGCGTTGCAGGCCGGTTCGCTGGTGGCGGTGCAGCCGATGCTGACGCTCGGGGACGCGCTGATCAGCATCACCTACGGGGTGACGCTGTTCGGTGAGGAGCTGAGGACCGGGTGGTGGCTGCTGCCCCAGCTGACCGGAGTGGCTCTGATCACCGTCGGCTGTGTCGTCCTGGCGCGCTCCCCGCTGGCGACGGCGCGGGCGGCGCCGTCGCCGGTGGACTGA